The following proteins are encoded in a genomic region of Magnolia sinica isolate HGM2019 chromosome 1, MsV1, whole genome shotgun sequence:
- the LOC131221412 gene encoding calcium-dependent protein kinase 20-like, which translates to MGNCCAVPHGASTEKKKKGKKQNPFSIDYAPSHGGGHKLSVLSDPTGRDIEAQYELGRELGRGEFGITYLCTDKSSDEVLACKSISKKKLRTAVDIEDVRREVEIMKHLPKHPNIVSLKDTYEDDNAVHLVMELCEGGELFDRIVARGHYTERAAAGVTRTIVEVVQMCHKHGVMHRDLKPENFLFANKKESSPLKAIDFGLSVFFTPGERFTEIVGSPYYMAPEVLKRNYGPEVDVWSAGVILYILLCGVPPFWAETEQGVAQAIIRSVIDFKRDPWPKVSDNAKDLVKRMLDPDPKKRLTAQEVLDHTWLVNAKKAPNVPLGENVRARLKQFSVMNKFKKRALRVVAEHLSVEEVAGIKEMFQIMDSNNNGKITLEELKVGLHKIGQQVPDPDVQMLMEAADVDGNGTLDYGEFVAVSIHLKKIGNDDHLRKAFSFFDRNQSGYIEIDELTDSLADDLGSNYEEVINAIIHDVDTDKDGRISYEEFATMMKAGTDWRKASRQYSRERFNNLSLKLMKDGSFQHLTSEVR; encoded by the exons ATGGGGAATTGCTGTGCGGTGCCACATGGAGCTTCTaccgaaaagaagaagaaagggaagaaacaGAACCCTTTCTCAATCGATTATGCCCCAAGCCATGGCGGCGGACACAAGCTCTCAGTCTTGTCAGATCCGACGGGTCGTGAtattgaggcccaatatgagcTGGGCCGCGAGCTTGGGCGGGGCGAATTTGGGATCACGTACCTCTGCACCGATAAATCCTCCGACGAGGTCCTTGCCTGCAAGTCGATCTCGAAGAAGAAGCTTAGGACTGCGGTTGATATcgaagatgtaaggagagaggtgGAGATCATGAAGCATTTGCCGAAGCATCCGAACATCGTGAGCTTGAAGGACACGTACGAGGATGACAATGCCGTCCATCTCGTAATGGAGCTGTGTGAAGGAGGCGAGCTGTTTGATCGGATCGTCGCAAGGGGGCATTACACAGAGCGAGCAGCTGCCGGTGTCACGCGCACAATCGTTGAAGTTGTGCAG atgtgtcACAAGCATGGGGTGATGCATCGGGACCTCAAACCCGAGAACTTCTTGTTCGCGAACAAAAAGGAGTCATCTCCGCTCAAGGCAATTGATTTTGGGCTGTCTGTGTTCTTTACACCTG GGGAGCGGTTTACAGAGATAGTGGGCAGTCCATATTACATGGCTCCAGAGGTGTTAAAACGAAACTATGGCCCGGAGGTTGATGTCTGGAGTGCTGGAGTGATTCTTTACATCTTGCTTTGCGGAGTGCCGCCTTTCTGGGCAG AAACTGAACAAGGAGTAGCGCAAGCAATCATTCGCTCTGTCATAGATTTTAAAAGAGACCCTTGGCCTAAAGTTTCTGACAATGCAAAAGACCTTGTGAAGCGAATGCTCGATCCTGATCCTAAAAAGCGGTTGACAGCTCAGGAAGTGCTTG ATCATACTTGGTTGGTAAATGCCAAAAAAGCACCAAACGTCCCTCTGGGGGAGAATGTTAGGGCAAGGCTCAAACAATTTTCAGTGATGAACAAGTTCAAAAAGAGAGCTCTGAGG GTGGTGGCTGAACATTTGTCTGTGGAGGAGGTGGCAGGCATAAAGGAGATGTTTCAAATAATGGATAGCAACAACAATGGCAAGATTACACTCGAAGAGCTGAAAGTTGGCTTGCACAAGATAGGCCAGCAGGTCCCAGATCCTGATGTCCAGATGTTAATGGAAGCT GCCGATGTCGATGGGAATGGAACTCTCGATTACGGAGAATTCGTTGCCGTCTCAATTCATCTGAAAAAGATTGGCAATGATGACCACCTCCGCAAAGCCTTCTCATTTTTCGACAGGAACCAAAGCGGATACATCGAGATCGATGAGCTCACCGACTCCTTAGCAGATGACTTGGGTTCAAACTATGAGGAAGTCATCAATGCTATTATCCATGATGTGGACACAGACAAG GATGGGCGCATTAGCTATGAGGAGTTTGCAACCATGATGAAGGCGGGCACCGATTGGAGGAAAGCTTCAAGACAATACTCGCGAGAGCGGTTCAATAATCTGAGCTTGAAGTTGATGAAGGATGGATCTTTTCAGCATCTAACCAGTGAGGTTCGAtga